One Alphaproteobacteria bacterium LSUCC0396 genomic region harbors:
- a CDS encoding thiamine pyrophosphate-binding protein, with protein MKTYDVVAAAIEAQESGHCFALLGDGNMHFAGALAHLGVPFTYARHEHCAVSMAMAYARVTGRPGLATVTCGPGLTQVMTGLTAAVRARIPLVLFVGESPLKNSWYNQEIDQAPFVTACGAEYVRILHKPRITRQIQEAFARTQITGIPVVIGMPFDLQESEWGDLAYSVLKARDLIPAAGKLFPDPANVAAMAAMVAGAKKPVIIGGRGAILADAGPACVRLADRIGGVLLTTLPARGLFHRSAHSLNVVGGFASDAAREACLDADLVIAVGTSLASHSADAGKLYPNAKILHIDTKPVIYSQGRVAAHFHLGADAKIGVEALLAAIESDFGATPADSGWRNACVAKQDAAEYPDAMPFQVAPDVVDPRAMIKALDQKLPKDWFMVNSSGHCSYYAAHMTGRSSDDFLTIREFGAIGNGLSYAIGVAAARPETQVVLIDGDGGFLMHAQELETVQRHGIKLLMIMMNDAAYGSEIHKLRVDGHDEEGAAFGATDLASMARGFGLGGVTFRNLGGLDAAFDDFVASDKAALWDFHISDKVVSPVMRRLTAAKA; from the coding sequence ATGAAAACCTATGATGTAGTTGCAGCGGCGATTGAGGCGCAGGAATCTGGCCATTGTTTTGCCCTTCTTGGTGATGGGAATATGCATTTTGCCGGTGCGCTGGCGCATTTGGGTGTGCCGTTTACCTATGCACGGCATGAACATTGTGCCGTGTCGATGGCGATGGCTTATGCCCGAGTCACCGGACGACCTGGGCTTGCCACGGTTACCTGTGGCCCCGGTTTGACTCAGGTTATGACCGGCCTGACCGCCGCAGTGCGCGCGCGCATCCCATTGGTTCTTTTTGTTGGCGAGTCCCCATTAAAGAATTCTTGGTATAATCAGGAAATTGATCAGGCGCCTTTTGTGACGGCGTGCGGTGCGGAATATGTGCGGATTTTGCATAAACCGCGCATTACCCGGCAAATCCAAGAGGCGTTTGCCCGCACTCAGATTACCGGTATTCCGGTTGTCATCGGCATGCCATTTGATTTGCAGGAAAGCGAGTGGGGCGATCTTGCCTATAGCGTCCTAAAGGCGCGTGACTTGATCCCGGCGGCAGGAAAATTGTTCCCTGACCCGGCTAATGTTGCGGCAATGGCCGCGATGGTGGCGGGCGCGAAAAAGCCGGTGATTATTGGGGGGCGCGGGGCGATCTTGGCCGATGCTGGCCCTGCTTGTGTTCGGCTTGCTGATCGTATTGGTGGGGTGTTGCTGACCACGCTTCCGGCTCGTGGCCTATTCCATCGTTCAGCCCATTCGCTGAATGTGGTTGGTGGATTTGCCTCTGATGCCGCGCGTGAGGCCTGTCTTGATGCCGATCTTGTGATTGCGGTGGGCACGAGCCTTGCATCGCATTCTGCCGATGCTGGCAAGCTGTATCCAAATGCAAAAATCCTGCATATTGACACCAAACCAGTGATCTATAGTCAGGGCCGCGTTGCCGCACATTTCCATTTAGGTGCGGATGCTAAAATTGGCGTTGAGGCGTTGCTCGCGGCGATCGAAAGTGATTTTGGCGCAACGCCGGCTGATAGTGGCTGGCGTAACGCGTGTGTCGCCAAACAGGATGCGGCTGAATATCCTGATGCAATGCCATTTCAGGTGGCACCCGATGTGGTGGATCCGCGCGCGATGATCAAGGCGCTTGACCAGAAATTGCCAAAAGACTGGTTTATGGTCAATTCATCGGGCCATTGCTCTTATTATGCGGCGCATATGACGGGGCGGTCATCGGATGATTTTCTGACGATCAGGGAATTTGGCGCCATTGGTAATGGCCTGTCTTATGCGATCGGTGTTGCCGCGGCACGGCCCGAAACCCAGGTCGTATTGATTGATGGTGATGGCGGGTTTTTGATGCATGCACAAGAGCTTGAAACGGTTCAGCGGCATGGAATCAAGCTATTAATGATTATGATGAATGATGCGGCCTACGGATCAGAAATTCATAAATTGCGGGTTGACGGCCATGATGAAGAGGGTGCGGCCTTTGGTGCAACCGATCTTGCCTCGATGGCACGCGGCTTTGGTCTTGGCGGCGTTACCTTCCGCAATCTTGGCGGGCTGGATGCGGCGTTTGACGATTTTGTGGCTTCGGATAAGGCGGCATTATGGGATTTTCATATTTCTGATAAGGTGGTCTCGCCGGTGATGCGCCGTCTTACCGCCGCCAAGGCATAA
- a CDS encoding MFS transporter, giving the protein MAPHRQQKQPRLLAALSVFAFCLMMIAASRGMGETYAIFLLPLSDNFGWNRANVTSIYSVYMVAFGFGSLLSGLVFDRLGPRFNYVIGLGMLAGCYGFAGKLESILSFYLVIGVCGGVGAAMVGIVPTQSLISRWFTRGRTTALSIAYSGQGIGVMMLAPAAQITIEAIGWQDAYMLASYGFMVAFGLILLMPWVAINAGVTPQQKNANATANANVPLAPKESLAPKEGLSLGEAIKRAEFWGFFTIFGASAIAVFSVSLQAVAYLVERGFSTVESAFAFGCIGMLTILGIALTGILAERYARHLVATLSYGLTIIGIIALAAMQLYPSWFLLVVFVVAFGLSAGARGPIITAQMAELFAGQGLASIFGATNIGQGCGAALGAFLAGYLYDITGGYNTGFAISLGFACLGLSMFWFVPAIRYGKKQSATLSKDAPRA; this is encoded by the coding sequence ATGGCACCGCATAGACAACAGAAACAGCCTCGGCTTTTGGCGGCGCTATCGGTTTTCGCCTTTTGTCTTATGATGATTGCCGCCAGCCGTGGTATGGGCGAGACCTATGCTATTTTCCTGTTGCCCTTAAGTGATAATTTCGGCTGGAACCGGGCAAATGTTACCTCGATCTATTCGGTCTATATGGTGGCGTTTGGCTTTGGATCATTGCTATCCGGCCTTGTTTTTGATCGTCTTGGGCCGCGGTTCAATTATGTGATCGGGCTTGGCATGCTAGCGGGCTGTTATGGTTTTGCTGGCAAGCTCGAATCTATTCTGTCTTTTTATCTTGTAATTGGTGTTTGCGGTGGTGTCGGGGCGGCAATGGTGGGGATTGTCCCAACCCAAAGCCTGATTTCCCGCTGGTTTACCCGCGGCCGCACAACCGCGCTGTCGATTGCCTATTCAGGCCAAGGCATCGGCGTGATGATGCTGGCACCAGCCGCGCAAATCACCATCGAAGCGATCGGCTGGCAAGATGCCTATATGCTGGCAAGCTATGGGTTTATGGTCGCCTTTGGTCTGATCTTGTTAATGCCGTGGGTAGCGATCAACGCTGGCGTTACCCCGCAGCAAAAAAACGCCAATGCCACTGCCAACGCCAATGTGCCGTTGGCACCCAAAGAAAGTCTGGCACCCAAAGAAGGCCTATCATTAGGAGAGGCGATAAAACGTGCTGAATTCTGGGGATTTTTCACTATTTTTGGGGCGTCAGCCATTGCCGTTTTTTCAGTATCCCTGCAAGCGGTTGCCTATCTGGTCGAGCGCGGATTTAGCACTGTAGAATCAGCGTTTGCGTTTGGCTGTATTGGTATGCTGACGATCCTCGGCATCGCACTTACCGGGATTCTAGCCGAACGATATGCCCGCCATCTGGTCGCAACCCTCAGCTATGGCCTGACCATCATCGGCATTATCGCACTCGCGGCCATGCAGCTATATCCAAGCTGGTTTCTATTGGTGGTGTTCGTGGTGGCATTCGGCCTATCAGCAGGCGCACGTGGCCCGATCATCACCGCACAAATGGCTGAGCTGTTTGCCGGACAGGGGCTGGCATCCATTTTTGGTGCTACCAATATTGGGCAGGGGTGCGGGGCGGCACTTGGTGCGTTTCTCGCCGGATATCTCTATGACATTACCGGCGGCTATAATACCGGCTTTGCCATCAGCCTTGGCTTTGCCTGCCTTGGCCTTTCGATGTTCTGGTTTGTACCAGCAATCCGGTATGGCAAAAAACAATCTGCCACCCTCTCAAAAGACGCGCCCCGGGCCTGA
- a CDS encoding NAD(P)-dependent oxidoreductase, which yields MNLNAAENPLNENSKLGFIGLGNMGAALAMRLLAPNLMVFDPNPAHMAPFIDGGAMAGADATMIAEECDVIFACLPTSAVTESVLFGDGGIASRMKPGQVFIDMTSGDPAISRDQAARLAAAGIDFVDAPVSGGPRGAREGVIAIIVGGDRVLYDNLLPLFQRISCNIFHAGPVGAGHALKAGNNLLNLICRMASFEVVSLLVNAGVDPDRAVDILQKSSGRNYATEITLPDNILSGKMHQGFSMELMRKDAGLALGMAAAMAQDMPLGASAFRALQEAIHSHGADADMSLVALSYEVKTGARIRPK from the coding sequence ATGAATTTAAACGCCGCCGAAAACCCGCTAAATGAAAATTCGAAACTTGGCTTCATTGGGCTTGGTAATATGGGGGCGGCACTTGCCATGCGGTTGCTTGCCCCGAATTTAATGGTTTTTGATCCAAACCCCGCGCATATGGCCCCCTTTATTGACGGCGGTGCAATGGCGGGTGCAGATGCGACTATGATCGCCGAGGAATGCGATGTTATTTTTGCCTGCTTGCCAACTTCGGCGGTAACCGAGTCTGTTTTATTTGGCGATGGTGGCATTGCCAGCCGGATGAAACCGGGGCAGGTTTTTATCGATATGACCTCGGGTGATCCGGCAATAAGCCGCGATCAGGCGGCGCGGCTTGCGGCGGCGGGCATTGATTTTGTCGACGCGCCGGTCAGTGGTGGGCCGCGCGGCGCCCGCGAGGGTGTGATCGCAATTATCGTTGGTGGCGATCGGGTGCTTTATGACAATCTGTTGCCGCTGTTCCAACGCATAAGCTGCAATATCTTTCACGCGGGGCCGGTTGGCGCGGGTCATGCGTTAAAGGCGGGTAACAATCTGTTGAATCTGATTTGCCGCATGGCAAGTTTTGAGGTGGTTTCTTTGCTGGTAAATGCTGGTGTTGATCCGGATCGTGCCGTTGATATTCTGCAAAAAAGTTCGGGCCGTAATTATGCAACCGAGATCACTTTGCCGGATAATATTCTTTCCGGGAAAATGCATCAGGGTTTTTCAATGGAATTGATGCGAAAAGATGCCGGATTGGCGCTTGGCATGGCGGCAGCAATGGCGCAGGATATGCCGCTTGGAGCGTCAGCTTTTCGTGCCCTGCAAGAGGCCATTCATAGCCATGGCGCTGACGCTGATATGAGCCTTGTTGCGCTGTCTTATGAGGTTAAAACGGGCGCGCGTATCCGGCCGAAATAA
- a CDS encoding YtoQ family protein: MHLTVYLSGEIHTDWRDEVAAACAQKKLDITFLGPVTDHDASDDCGVRIMGGEPDKIWHDHKGAKLNAIRTRTAIGRADVVVVRFGEKYKQWNAAFDAGYAAALGKALVIMHGSDHQHALKEVDAAALAVVETADQIAAILNYVITGELSAK; encoded by the coding sequence ATGCATCTAACGGTTTATCTATCAGGCGAAATTCACACTGATTGGCGTGATGAGGTGGCGGCCGCCTGCGCGCAGAAAAAACTTGATATTACTTTTCTTGGGCCGGTTACCGATCATGATGCCTCGGATGATTGCGGTGTCCGGATCATGGGCGGCGAGCCGGATAAGATCTGGCATGATCACAAAGGCGCCAAGTTGAACGCCATTCGTACCCGCACTGCAATTGGTCGGGCGGATGTTGTGGTGGTGCGATTTGGTGAGAAATACAAGCAATGGAACGCTGCCTTTGATGCCGGATATGCGGCCGCCCTTGGCAAGGCGCTTGTCATCATGCATGGCAGCGATCACCAGCATGCGCTAAAGGAGGTTGATGCGGCTGCGCTGGCTGTTGTTGAAACGGCAGATCAGATTGCCGCAATCTTGAATTATGTCATCACTGGGGAGTTATCAGCAAAATGA
- a CDS encoding dipeptidase, translating into MTESFPPIPAPISPAIFDGHNDILSVLHKAGMTADAPADIAQFSRGMAGHLDLDKMRNGGFAGGFFAIWVPSPIDLDAKTTQMNLPVYDLPLPPEITVDEALPVAVAQAAILHRMEQAGYLKICTSTAMLEASIANGEIAAIMHIEGAEPIDRDFYNLDMFRRAGLRSIGPVWSRPNRFGHGVPFRYPSTGDIGAGLTEDGKRLVTYCDENGILIDLSHLNEAGFWDVAKISGKPLVATHSNAYAISPHARNLTDRQLAAIAESDGMVGLNFAVAFLRPDGRMQANTGFDIMLRHLDHLIEHLGEDRVGLGSDFDGTTVPQVIGDAAGLPALRRAMIAHGYDAKLMTKLCHANWVNVLGRIWHD; encoded by the coding sequence ATGACCGAGAGTTTCCCGCCCATACCCGCGCCAATATCCCCGGCAATTTTTGACGGTCACAACGATATTCTATCGGTGCTTCACAAAGCCGGCATGACCGCCGATGCGCCTGCTGACATTGCGCAATTTAGCCGCGGTATGGCGGGGCATCTTGATCTTGATAAGATGCGTAACGGCGGATTTGCTGGTGGGTTTTTTGCCATCTGGGTGCCATCGCCGATTGATCTAGACGCCAAAACGACGCAAATGAATTTACCGGTCTATGACCTGCCGTTACCGCCGGAAATTACCGTTGATGAGGCGTTGCCAGTGGCGGTTGCACAAGCGGCAATTTTGCACCGGATGGAACAGGCTGGCTATTTGAAAATTTGTACCAGCACGGCAATGCTAGAGGCGTCGATTGCCAATGGCGAGATTGCCGCGATCATGCATATTGAAGGCGCCGAGCCGATTGATCGCGATTTTTATAATCTTGATATGTTTCGGCGGGCTGGCCTAAGGTCGATTGGCCCGGTCTGGAGTCGGCCAAACCGTTTTGGTCATGGTGTGCCGTTCCGCTATCCCAGCACTGGTGATATCGGCGCTGGTCTTACCGAAGATGGTAAAAGGCTGGTCACCTATTGCGACGAAAATGGCATTCTGATTGATCTGTCACATTTGAATGAGGCTGGATTTTGGGATGTGGCGAAAATCTCTGGCAAACCATTGGTGGCAACCCATTCCAATGCCTATGCTATTAGCCCGCACGCGCGTAACCTAACCGACCGCCAGCTTGCCGCGATTGCTGAAAGTGACGGGATGGTGGGGCTGAATTTTGCTGTCGCTTTTTTGCGCCCTGATGGGCGTATGCAGGCCAATACCGGCTTTGATATCATGCTGCGCCACCTCGACCATCTGATTGAACATCTTGGTGAAGACCGGGTTGGGCTTGGGTCAGATTTTGATGGCACTACCGTCCCACAGGTCATCGGTGATGCCGCCGGTTTACCAGCGTTGCGCCGCGCCATGATAGCCCATGGTTATGATGCCAAATTGATGACCAAATTATGCCATGCCAACTGGGTGAATGTGCTCGGCCGGATTTGGCATGATTAG
- a CDS encoding acyl-CoA dehydrogenase family protein — MDFSLNAEQQMLQDTARRFAQDELPAHAKAIEENDTPPSLAIRKRFSEMGFMGINLPTRYGGAGLGHFEAVLILEELAKISVAVAFPVFEASFGPALAIAHFAPEPLRQRILPQVCSGDMVVAVSMSEPQAGTALTDLKTTGRIDGDKVILNGNKRWCSGGGHADAYVVYCRLSDAPGAKGIGAVLVEKGADGFTFGAPESHMGWRGISSADMYFDNVEVPADNIIVPAGGFKKLMEAFDLERCGNTTMSLACGQSAFDYALAYVQEREQFGKPIIEFQAVQLQIAQMKMKLDAARLLLYRAVNNAEQALPSIADSSIAKCYANEIARDVASAAVQLMGGYGYSKSYPMEQKMRDAWGWGIAGGSIDIQKINIAAALVGKRFNQRA, encoded by the coding sequence ATGGATTTTTCGCTAAACGCCGAACAGCAGATGCTTCAAGATACCGCGCGCCGGTTTGCCCAAGACGAATTACCCGCCCATGCCAAGGCCATTGAGGAAAATGACACGCCGCCAAGCCTTGCGATTCGCAAACGTTTTTCCGAAATGGGCTTTATGGGGATCAATCTGCCAACCAGATATGGCGGTGCTGGTCTTGGCCATTTTGAGGCCGTGCTGATTCTTGAAGAGCTCGCAAAAATCTCGGTCGCAGTCGCCTTCCCGGTGTTTGAAGCCAGCTTTGGCCCGGCCTTGGCGATTGCTCATTTTGCGCCAGAGCCACTGCGCCAGCGTATCCTGCCCCAAGTCTGTTCAGGTGACATGGTTGTGGCGGTTTCAATGTCGGAACCACAAGCGGGTACGGCGCTTACCGATCTGAAAACAACCGGCAGAATTGACGGCGACAAGGTCATTTTAAATGGCAATAAACGCTGGTGTTCAGGCGGCGGCCATGCCGATGCCTATGTTGTTTATTGCCGGCTGTCTGATGCGCCGGGCGCAAAGGGTATTGGCGCGGTTCTCGTCGAAAAGGGCGCCGATGGATTTACCTTTGGTGCGCCGGAATCACATATGGGGTGGCGCGGCATTTCCAGCGCCGATATGTATTTCGACAATGTCGAGGTTCCCGCTGACAATATTATCGTTCCGGCTGGCGGCTTTAAGAAATTGATGGAAGCCTTTGACCTTGAGCGTTGCGGCAATACCACAATGAGCCTCGCCTGCGGTCAATCTGCGTTTGATTATGCGTTGGCTTATGTGCAAGAGCGCGAGCAATTTGGCAAACCGATCATCGAATTTCAGGCGGTGCAATTACAGATTGCGCAAATGAAGATGAAGCTTGATGCGGCGCGGCTGTTACTCTATCGCGCGGTCAATAATGCCGAACAGGCCCTGCCCTCAATCGCCGACAGCTCAATCGCCAAATGCTATGCGAACGAAATTGCCCGCGACGTTGCCAGTGCCGCGGTACAGCTTATGGGCGGCTATGGCTATTCCAAATCCTATCCGATGGAACAAAAAATGCGTGATGCGTGGGGATGGGGTATTGCTGGCGGATCAATTGATATTCAGAAAATTAATATCGCTGCCGCGCTTGTTGGCAAACGGTTCAATCAGCGCGCATAA
- a CDS encoding CaiB/BaiF CoA transferase family protein: MMTNSDIPMALAGLKVLDLSRILAGPYAAQTFADLGADVVKVENPDGGDDTRKWGPPFTRNGDGSRDDAAYFTACNRNKRSVTIDFSTKEGADLVRKLAAKADILIENFKPGGLQKYGLDYASIATFNPGIIYCSITGFGQTGPYSHRSGYDFLIQGMGGLMSITGHPDGSPGGAPMKVGVAVCDLFTGMFAANAALAALAYRHKTGLGQHIDCALLDSQIAMLANQSANWLNAEVCPGRMGNSHPSVVPYTVYQAKDGFIIIACGNDKQFIRLTAALGVPALADDADFASNEARIKNRDRLDAMLGDIIAALDRAEVINKLETAGVSCGPINDIAEVFADPHVKARGARIDQMRDDGSQISTTAYAARLGVTPAQYRTPPPRLGEHNDQVITEWAGLTADEIAALRVAKVM; the protein is encoded by the coding sequence ATGATGACAAATAGCGATATCCCAATGGCGCTTGCCGGATTAAAGGTGCTTGATCTTAGCCGGATTCTGGCTGGCCCCTATGCCGCCCAGACCTTTGCCGATCTTGGCGCGGATGTGGTCAAGGTCGAGAATCCGGATGGCGGCGATGATACGCGCAAATGGGGCCCGCCCTTTACCCGAAATGGCGATGGAAGCCGCGACGATGCGGCCTATTTCACCGCTTGCAACCGGAACAAACGTTCGGTGACAATTGATTTCTCAACCAAGGAAGGGGCTGATCTTGTCCGCAAATTGGCGGCTAAGGCAGATATCCTAATCGAAAATTTCAAACCGGGTGGATTGCAAAAATACGGCCTCGACTATGCGTCAATTGCCACGTTTAACCCGGGAATTATCTATTGCTCGATTACCGGCTTTGGCCAGACTGGCCCTTATTCGCACCGGTCAGGATATGACTTTTTGATACAAGGCATGGGCGGATTGATGAGCATAACCGGTCACCCTGATGGCAGCCCGGGTGGTGCGCCGATGAAGGTTGGGGTCGCGGTATGTGATCTTTTCACCGGAATGTTTGCGGCGAATGCGGCATTGGCGGCATTGGCCTATCGCCATAAGACTGGCCTTGGTCAGCATATTGATTGCGCGCTATTGGACAGCCAAATTGCGATGCTGGCAAACCAGTCAGCCAATTGGCTGAATGCCGAGGTTTGTCCGGGGCGGATGGGCAATAGCCACCCCAGCGTTGTGCCCTATACGGTTTATCAGGCCAAGGACGGATTTATCATTATCGCTTGCGGCAATGATAAGCAGTTTATCCGTCTAACCGCGGCGCTTGGCGTGCCTGCATTGGCGGATGATGCCGATTTTGCCAGCAATGAAGCGCGCATTAAAAATCGTGATCGGCTGGATGCAATGCTTGGCGATATTATCGCAGCGCTGGATCGCGCCGAGGTGATTAACAAGCTGGAGACAGCCGGCGTATCATGCGGCCCGATCAATGATATAGCCGAGGTTTTTGCCGATCCGCATGTCAAGGCTCGTGGCGCACGAATTGACCAGATGCGTGATGATGGTAGCCAGATCTCGACGACTGCCTATGCGGCGCGTCTCGGGGTTACACCAGCGCAATATCGCACGCCGCCGCCGCGCCTAGGCGAGCATAATGATCAGGTCATCACAGAATGGGCAGGGCTGACAGCAGATGAAATTGCGGCCTTGCGCGTGGCAAAGGTGATGTAG
- a CDS encoding dihydrodipicolinate synthase family protein — protein sequence MMIQGLIAPILTPFDDSLKLDQSLYNDLAKHLLATGVSGLVPFGTTGEALSVSHGERKAALDGLVAAGIDPAVMIPGTGLCNLPDTIDLCQHAVSLGCAGVMVLPPFYFKGMSDAGLYDYYAQLIAGVNDPRMQIYLYHIPQVSGVGLSIELVRKLHTDFPDIIVGIKDSSGVWDNTKALLEIDGLIVYPGAELPVIEAIRLGAPGCISATANLNGTDIAEVIALCLAGEWDQAEAKHKKVCAVRLMFQDYAPIPAQKALLARSTGHSAWGNLRPPMRPMDKDKLDALATGLATEFGMHF from the coding sequence ATGATGATCCAAGGTCTTATTGCCCCTATCCTTACCCCGTTTGACGACAGTCTCAAGCTTGACCAGTCACTCTATAACGACCTTGCCAAACATCTGCTTGCCACCGGCGTTAGTGGCCTTGTCCCCTTTGGCACAACCGGCGAGGCGCTGTCGGTTAGCCATGGCGAGCGCAAAGCCGCGCTTGACGGGCTTGTTGCTGCTGGCATTGATCCAGCGGTGATGATCCCCGGAACAGGGCTGTGCAATCTTCCCGATACGATTGATCTTTGCCAGCATGCCGTATCGCTTGGCTGCGCTGGTGTGATGGTATTGCCGCCCTTTTATTTCAAGGGGATGAGTGATGCCGGCCTTTATGATTATTATGCCCAGCTTATTGCCGGCGTAAATGACCCGCGGATGCAGATCTATCTTTACCATATTCCGCAAGTGTCCGGCGTTGGTCTATCAATTGAGCTTGTTCGCAAGCTGCATACTGATTTCCCCGATATAATTGTTGGCATCAAAGACAGCTCGGGCGTCTGGGACAACACCAAAGCACTGCTTGAGATTGACGGGTTGATCGTCTATCCGGGGGCAGAATTACCGGTGATTGAGGCCATCCGGCTTGGCGCGCCTGGCTGTATTTCAGCAACGGCGAATTTGAACGGCACCGACATTGCCGAGGTCATTGCGCTTTGTCTTGCAGGCGAATGGGATCAGGCCGAAGCCAAACATAAAAAAGTCTGCGCAGTGCGGCTAATGTTTCAGGATTATGCGCCAATTCCGGCACAAAAGGCGCTGCTCGCCAGATCAACCGGTCACAGCGCATGGGGCAATTTGCGCCCGCCAATGCGCCCGATGGATAAGGATAAGCTCGACGCGCTGGCCACCGGACTTGCCACCGAATTTGGCATGCATTTCTAG
- the pyk gene encoding pyruvate kinase: MTAEFPALQRATKIVATLGNVSSSPEMLGKLAAAGVNVFRLNFSHGTREEQGARIDAIRALEAKTGNPSCILADLQGPKFRVGKVADDTVVISGERIVFDIKTDMGNAKIVGLPHAEIFKAMYPGARLLMDDGKLVFKVVSVDTESFEAEIIVGGPLKSRKGVNLPDIILDTTPLTEKDLADLAYALEKGVDWVALSFVQRASDVIAARTIVGKQAALMSKIEKPAALKDLDDIIAASDGVMVARGDLGVELPPEQVPGWQKTIISKCRMVGKPVVVATQMLESMIEAPTPTRAEASDVAGAVFDGADAVMLSAETAAGHYPVESVEFMARIVTAAEAHIRSDPASGPGELPVEHSVYHAVARTSVALAETVEAKAMVAFSSSGNTAVRIARERPGIPFLVMTPHPDVQRKLCLLWGTHSAASAYSEDFESAITEAITEIRRRGMAGTGQQVVVVAGMPFGIVGTTNSMRVVTL; this comes from the coding sequence ATGACTGCTGAATTTCCTGCCCTCCAGCGTGCAACGAAAATTGTTGCAACCCTTGGCAATGTGTCATCAAGCCCTGAAATGCTCGGCAAATTAGCCGCCGCCGGGGTCAATGTCTTTCGTTTGAATTTTTCACATGGCACGCGTGAAGAACAGGGTGCGCGGATTGATGCTATTCGCGCTCTTGAGGCCAAGACTGGCAATCCGAGCTGTATTCTAGCTGATTTGCAGGGGCCAAAATTCCGCGTTGGCAAGGTCGCCGATGATACAGTTGTGATCAGTGGTGAGCGAATTGTTTTTGATATAAAAACCGATATGGGCAATGCCAAAATTGTGGGTCTGCCACACGCTGAAATTTTCAAGGCGATGTATCCCGGTGCACGGTTGCTGATGGATGATGGTAAACTGGTTTTTAAAGTCGTGTCGGTTGATACCGAAAGTTTCGAGGCCGAAATCATTGTCGGTGGCCCGCTGAAAAGTCGGAAAGGGGTCAACCTTCCGGACATTATCCTTGATACAACGCCGCTAACAGAAAAGGATCTGGCTGATCTTGCTTATGCGCTGGAAAAGGGCGTTGATTGGGTGGCGCTATCATTTGTGCAGCGCGCTAGTGATGTTATTGCCGCGCGTACCATTGTTGGCAAACAGGCAGCATTGATGTCAAAAATTGAAAAGCCGGCCGCGCTAAAGGATCTAGATGATATCATTGCCGCATCGGATGGGGTGATGGTGGCACGTGGCGATCTTGGTGTTGAACTGCCGCCCGAACAGGTGCCGGGCTGGCAGAAAACGATCATTTCCAAATGCCGCATGGTCGGCAAGCCCGTTGTGGTGGCAACCCAGATGCTGGAGTCAATGATTGAAGCGCCCACCCCGACCCGCGCCGAGGCATCGGATGTTGCTGGTGCGGTGTTTGATGGTGCTGATGCGGTGATGCTGTCGGCAGAAACTGCGGCGGGTCATTATCCGGTTGAATCGGTCGAGTTTATGGCGCGGATTGTTACTGCTGCCGAGGCGCATATCCGGTCTGATCCAGCATCAGGGCCGGGCGAATTGCCAGTTGAGCATAGTGTATATCATGCCGTTGCGCGGACCAGTGTTGCGCTTGCAGAAACTGTCGAGGCAAAGGCGATGGTGGCTTTTTCAAGCTCGGGCAATACCGCTGTTCGGATTGCGCGTGAACGGCCCGGTATCCCATTTTTGGTGATGACGCCGCATCCTGATGTGCAGCGAAAACTATGTTTGTTATGGGGAACGCACAGCGCCGCCAGTGCATATAGCGAAGATTTTGAGTCGGCAATTACCGAGGCGATCACCGAAATTCGCCGCCGCGGTATGGCTGGCACGGGCCAGCAGGTTGTGGTTGTCGCCGGTATGCCGTTTGGCATTGTTGGCACAACAAACTCGATGCGGGTCGTCACGCTCTAG